A window of Vulgatibacter sp. genomic DNA:
GCCCGCAGGCGCAGGGCGCAGCGCCGCAGGAGGTGTCGTCCGGGTCGGCGAGGAAGAGGGAATCGACGGTGAGCACCGCGCCGCCCACGTTGGAGATGCGCACCCGCACCGTGTCCCCCTGGTAGCGGGAGCCGCTGTAGTCGCCAACGTTGGCCACGCCGATCTGCGAGCGGCCGCGGCCGACGAGGCTCAAGGAGCTCCAGATCTTGTCGTTGGTGAGGACGTTGAGCTGGCCTACGTCGCTGTTGGCCATCTGCGAGCAATCACCCTCCGGCGCCAGCTCCGTGCACTCGAGCACGCCGTCCCTGCAGCAGAGCGAGCCGCGGGCGATGTAGTCGACCCACACGGTCATCGGCGAGGTATGGGTGCAGGACTCGTCCTCGACGCCGGCGGGGCAGATCACCGGCTGGAACTCGCCGAAGGGCAGCGCGTCGGTGCGCTCCGGGTTGCGCCAGAAGCGCACGTCCGGGGAGCTGGGCTGGTAGCTGAAGGTGGTGATCTGCAGGGGGATGTTGCCCTCGTTGTGGATCACCAGGCTGCCGCTGCGACCCTGGAGCTCGGGGAAGAAGCCGAACTCCCAGCCCGGGTAGCTCGCGCTCCCCTGCCCTGCGTTCGGGAGCTCAGGGGTGCAGACCTCCTCGCCGGGGGCGTCGTCGAAGGAGCTGCAGGCCTTCATCACCGGCGCCACGCCGCGGCCGGTGAGCGGAATCGTGAACTCGGGGTTCGCGGGCGAGTTGGTGGTGATCTTCACCGCGCCCTCGAGCTGCCCGAGGACGGCGGGATCGAAGGAGACCTCCGCCTCGCGGGCCTCGGCCTTGGCGTAGGTGCCGAGGAGGCCGGAGAGGTCCCCCTCGAAGGCGCCGTCCGCCGACTCGATCACCTCGGCGGCGAGCACCTCGAAGACGTCGTTGCCCGCGTTGGTCACGCGGATCGTCTCCTTGGGCGCCGCGCGGGTGCGGTCGTCCTTCGGCGTATCCAGGCGATCCCGGGCCACGTCGCCGTAATCGATGCCGCTCTTCGGGCTCACCACCACCGAGGCGGCGATGCCCTCACCGGAGAGGGTGATGCTCGCCTCGCCGGCGTTGGAGGTGACGAGAATCGTGCCCGTGATCTCCTTGAGCGCCTCGGGGGAGAAGGTGACCTCGAAGGTGGCCTGCCCGCCCGGCGGCACCGAAGCGCCCTCCGGCTGCACCGCGAAGACCGCCTCGTTGCTCGCCACCTGCACCGAGAGGGGGCCGGAGCCTGCGTTGGAGACGACGAAGCTCTTGGGATCGGAGGTGGCGCCGATGGTCACCTCGCCGAAGGCGAGGGAGGCGGGGCTCACCGCCAGCTCGGACTCGAGGACGGCGGTCTTCTCGCCGCCGCAGCTGCAACCACCTGCAGCCAGCGCCAGGAAGAGGGCAACGACCAATCGCTTCATCATCGGAACTCCGGCTTGGGCACCCGCGTCATCAGCTCGACGACCGTCTGGTGCGGGTCCTTGTCTTCGTGGAGGATGGCGTGGACCTGCTCGGTGATCGGCGCATCGACGCCGAGCTTCCGCGCCAGGGCCAGCGCCGAGCGGGAGGTCTTCACGCCCTCGGCGACCTGGCCGAGGGACTCGAGGATCTCGGGGAGCTTGCGGCCGCGGCCGAGCTCGAAGCCGACCGTGCGGTTGCGGGAGAGCTCGCCGGTGCAGGTCAGCACCAGATCGCCGAGGCCGGCGAGTCCCATCAAGGTGATCGGGTTGGCGCCGTGGGCCACTGCCATCCGCGTCATCTCGGCGAGGCCGCGGGTGATCAGCGCCGCCCGGGCGTTGTGGCCGAAACCGAGGCCGTCGACGATGCCGCTGCCGATCGCCATCACGTTCTTGAGCGCCGCGCCCAGCTGCACGCCGACCACGTCGTGGGAGGTGTAGCAGCGGAAGGTCGGGGCGGAGAACGCCTCCTGCACCTGCTCGGCGACGCGGATCCAGTTGGCGGCGGCGGTCACCGCGGTGGGGGCGCCGTGGACCACCTCCTTGGCGAAGGAGGGGCCGGAGAGCACCGCGAGGTAGGGGTGGTAGTGGGGCGGGAGCACGTCCTCCAGCACCTCGGTCGGCGTGCGGAGGGTCTCCTCCTCGATCCCCTTGGAGGCGGTGACGATCGGGACGTCCCTCGGCAGGAAGGGGGCCGCGTGCTCGAAGACCTGCCGGGCCACCTGCGACGGCGTCGCCGAGACCACCAGTTCCGCGCCCTCGAGGGCCTCCTGGAACGAGGAGGTGGCCTCGATCGTGTCCGGGAGCCGGACGTCGGTGAGGTAGTGCGGGTTGTGGTGCTGCTCGTTGATCCCGGTGCAGACCGCCTCCTCCCTGGCCCAGAGGCGAACGTCGATGCCCTTGCCGCCGAGAATGTAGGAGAGCGCGGTGCCGAAGCTGCCGGCACCGATGACCGCTGCGCGCATGAATAAGTACCCCGCCCACACGGGTTCGAGTCTGGAAGGAGGCGAGCGTACGGCCGTGCAGAGGCATGGTCAAATGCCGCCTTGGGGAAATGGCATGCGTCTTCTCGTTCTCGCGCCGCTGGCCGGCGCCCTCGTCGCCGGCTGCTCCGCGCCCACGGGTGTGGTCCGCGGCCCGATGCTCCAGCAGACCACCGAGCGTTCGACGCTGGTGAGCTGGCACACCGCCCCGATGACCGCCCGCCGGGTGGAGTGGGGCCTCGCCCCCGGGGTCTACGACCGCGTCGCCGGCGACGGCACCGTCTCCCGCAAGCACGTGGTCCGCCTCGACGGGCTCGCGCCCGGCACCCGCGCCTGGTACCGGGTCCGCAATCCGGACGGCGGCTGGGCCGAGGGCAGCTTCCGCACCCTGCCTGCGCGTGGTGACGGCGGCGCGCTCCGGGTCTGGGTCCTCGGCGACTCGGGCACCGGCGGCTGGGCCCAGCGGAACGTGCGCGACGCGATGGTGGACTTTCTGGGCGAGGAGCCTGCAGACCTCCTCGTCCACGTCGGCGACATCGCCTACGAGAGCGGGACGGAGGAGGAGATGCAGGAGCATTTCTTCGACGCCTACCGCAAGCAGCTCCCGGGCCTCACGGTGTGGCCCGCCCTCGGCAACCACGAAGCGAAGAGCGTCGACGCAGCGAAGGGCAGCGGCCCCTGGTTCGACGCGTTCACCCTGCCGACGAAAGGCGAGGCAGGCGGCCTGCCCTCGCGAACCGAGGCGTATTACTCCTTCGACGCAGGCGACACCCACTGGGTGGTCCTCGACTCCTCGAAATCCTCGAAGGCCTCCGACGGGCCGATGCTCGAGTGGCTGCGCGCGGATCTCGCGAGCAGCGACGCCACCTGGACCATCGCCGTCTTCCACCACCCGCCCTATTCGAAGGGGAGCCACGACTCCGACACGGAGAAGGGCCCCACGGCGATGCGGGAGAACGCGCTGCCGATCCTCGAGGCTGCAGGCGTGGACCTCGTCTTCACCGGCCACTCCCACGGCTACGAGCGGACGGCGCTGATCCGCGGCGCCTACGCCACGCCGGCGCTGGAGGCGGAGGTGCTCGACGGCGAGGCGCCCTACGAGAAGGAGCGCGGCGGCCCGGGCACGATCTACGTCACCGCCGGCCACGGCGGGCGGGGCACCGGGGGCGACTTCGACCACCCGCTCAACGTGGTCAACCGCGAGGAGCACGGCTCGGTGCTCCTCGACTTCGACGGCCCGACCTTGCGACTCCGCAACGTCGAGGACGACGGCACCGTCACCGACGACTTCGAGCTGCGGAAGCGCTGATCAGCCCCGCGCCTCGCGGAGCGCCGCGAGGACCTCGTCGCTGGATGGATGGTCGCCCAGCGCCCGGCTCACGTGGCGCCAGGTGATCCGGCCGCCGGGCGCCACCACCAGGACCCCGCCCTGCTGCCAGGGATCGCCGCGGGTCCGCGCCTGCCGGAAGCCCGACCGCAGCGCCCGCCAGGTGTTCCGCAGCGCGTCCAGGCTCAGGTAGGCGCCGGCATCCCTGCGGAAGCCCGCCTCCTCGTAGAGCTTGCGCGACGGGTCGGTGAGGACCGGGAAGTCGGGATGGCCCTGGTCCTCCAGGAACCACTGGAGGTGCTGGACCGAGCCGTTGCCGACCACCACCAGCTCCGCACCGAGACCACGGATTGCTTCGATTGCGTGGCGCAACTGCGCCACCTGCTCACGGCAGAGCATTCACCCGAAGTGTCGGACGAAGACGAGGGCCACCGGTCGGTCGCGGAAGAAGGTGCCCAGCTCGCGGACCTGCCCCGAAGCGTCGAGCACCGTCGCCCCTGCGAGCGTGTCGTCGATGCGTGCCATCGGATCCCCCTTTGCGCCGGATTGCCGCAGTGCGGCACGAGCGCTACGCTCTACCTACCATGCACGCGCTCGAGCTCATCGAAAAAATCCGAAGCGTCTCCCCGCAAGCAGCCAACGCCGTGCTCGGGGTCGGCATCCACCAGATCATCCCCCTGACCAGCGGGATGGGGATGAAGGTCCTCGAGCTCTCGGACCGGCGGGCGGTGAGCTCGCTTCCCCTGAAGCGGCGGACCCGCAACCACGTGGGCTCGATCTACTTCGGCGCCCAGATGACCCAGGCCGAGATCACCATGGGCCTGCTCCTCTTCCGCCACTTCCCGCCGGGGCCGTGGGGGATGTTGGTGAAGCGGGTGGAGGCGGATTTCCACGCCAAGGCGAAGGGCACGCTCCGGGCGGTCTGCGAGCCGCCGGCGGAGGTGCTGGCTGCACTCGACGAGGCCCGTACCAACGAGAGCGGCAAGGCGGAGGGCTGGGTGCCGGTGGAGCTCACCAACGAGAGCGGCGAGCTGGTCGCTGCGGCGCGCTTCCTCGCAGCGGTGAAGCGCTTCCGCTAACCGGGCTTTGCGGCGGTGAGGCCGTACATCACCGGCATCGCCGGCCCGGTGGGGTACCAGCGCCGCCCCTCGCGCATCTCCATGTCGTCGAGGAAGCGGAAGCCGTTGGACCAGGGCCACTCCCGCAGCAGCTCCACCCGGAGTCCGCTGCCGGCGACGGCGCTCACCAGCTCGCCGAGCCCCCAGATGAACTCGTGGCAGCGGTGGGGATTCTCGAACGTCGCTGCAGCGGCCTGCGCCCCCTGCGGTGTGAGCCCCTCGCCGGAGGCGGCGACGTAGTCCGAGACCCCTGCATCCCAGGTCCAGGGCTTGCCGAAGGTGGAGAAGGGATAGCGGCGCACGCCCTTCTCGTCGAACATCTGCGCGGCGGTGTGGAACTCCACCAGCACCAGCCTGCCGCCGGGCGTGAGGATGCGCTCCACGCCGCGGGCCCAGGCCTCGAGATCGGAGAGCCAGCAGATGGCGCCGTAGGAGGCGAAGGCCACGTCGAAGCGCTCCTCGGTCCGGCCGAGGAAATCGTAGACGTCGCTGCGGACGAAGCGACCCGGGATGCCGCTCTCCGCCGAGAGGCGCTGGGCGAAGTCGATCGCCTCGTCGCTGATGTCGACGCCGAGGACCTCGGCGCCGAGGTGCTTCGCCAGAGAGAGCGTGTCCTGCCCGGCGTTGCACTGGAGGTGAACGAGGCGTTTGCCCCGCACGTCGCCGAGCAGCTCGATCTCCTCGGGAAAGAGGGTGCTGCCGCCGCCCCGCAGGAAGGCCGCCTGGTCGCCCTTGTGGCGGTTGTGGGCGCGGGTGGCCTCGTTCCAGGAGAGCCTATTCTCCTCGTGGAGCGCGCGGCGCATGGCTACCGCCCGCCCGTTTCCCTGAGGTAGCGCCCCACGCCGCGGGCCACCTCCTGGAGGTTGTCCTGCACCTGCTTGATCAGGAAGCCCTCGATCAGCTTGCCCGCCTTGCCGGCGATGAGCCGCGGCACGCCGGGCACCTTGGCGGCGTCGACGTCGATGCGTCCCTCGATCCGGATCACCATCCGGTTCGGGCCCTGCTCGACGAAGAGGTTCTTGCCGCGGGAGTCGACCGCCTCCTTGAAGGAGTGGGACTCGCTGCGCCATTTGCAGGAGTGCTCGTCCTCGTTCCACTCGGCGTAATCGGTCCAGGAGAGCACCGAGTCGGAGAGGATCGAGCGGACGGCAGCGGGGATGTCGCCGCCGCCGTGCCAGACGTTGACCAGCTCGACCACCGGCCCCTTCTCGCTGCGGCTCTTCACCTCGATGCCGCGCACGTTGGGCAGGTAGGGGATCAGGTCGGGCAGCTTGTCCCGGTAGACGCGGAAGACCACGTCGCGCGGGTGATCGATGATCGCTTCGGTGCGGAGCTCCATGGCGGGAAAGGTTGCAGCCCGCAGCCGCCCGACGCAAGCCTTAGAAACCGACGTGGACCATCGCCTCGGCGACCAGCGAGATGAGCCGCCGCCGCACCGCGCGGTGGGAGCTCTCCCGGGCCTCGGGCACGGGCCGCCTGCCGCTGCGCCGCGCTGCCAGCTCCACCGCCACCGCCACCCGCTTGTCGTCGATGGCGAAGGGGAGCGAGCCGGCGCGCTTGAGGAAGAAGGCGAGCCCGCGCTTGTCGAGGAGCTCTTCCATGACGTCGATGGCGGTGCGGTGCAGGGTGATGTCGATCACTTCGGCCAAAGCGCGGACCTCGGGCGGTGCATCTGCAGCGATGCGTTGTCGATATCGGATGTCGCGGGCCGCAGCCTTTCGCTGCGATCGTGCGGCGCCGCGGTGGCGCCGATGTGGGTGCAATCTAGGAGAGCATCCGGGGTAGATCCAGTTTTCGGCCCAGCTCCGCGGCGAGGCGCTCGACCCGCTGCATCGGCGTCATTTCACCGAGCCAGGGGAGCGAGGCGAGCACCGGCACGTCGGCGAGCCGCTCGATCGCGCGGGCGTTGCCGGCGGCGGCGTTCTCCACGTCCGGCGAGGCGGCGTTGAGGATCACGCCGCGGCACTCGATCCCGCGGGTGGCGAGGGCCTCCACGGTGAGCGCGGTGTGGTTGATCGTCCCCAGCGAAGCCCTGGCAACCACCACCACCGGCAGCTCCAGCCGCAGGGCGAGATCGGCGACGGTGTGGAAGGCGGGATCGAGGGGGACGAGGAGCCCCCCGGCGCCCTCGACGATCACGCCGCCGGGGTGGCGCGCCGCGAGCTGGCGGTAGCTCGATTCGATCCGGTCGAGCTCCACCTCCACGCCCTCCAGCGCAGCCGCGATGCCCGGAGCGAGGGCCGCCTCCAGCCGCCACGGGCAGACGAGGTCGAGCGGATCACCGCCGCCCGCCGCCGCCTGGAGCAGGAGCGCGTCGGCGGGAAGGAGGGCGCCGCTCGCGTCCCTGGCGCAGCCGCTCTCGGCGGGTTTCATTCCGCCGACGTCTAGGCCCGCGGCCCGTGCCGCTGCGATCAGCGAGGCGGCGACTGCGGTCTTGCCGACGCCGGTGTCGGTTGCGGTGACGAGGAGGCCGGGCATGGCCGAGAGCCTTATGCCGCAGCGGGCCCGGCGGTCAATCGGCAGCCTGCGCCCAGGCGAGCTCGGCGGGATCGTGGGCGGAGAAGACCCGCACCTCGCCGGCGTGGTGGCGGACCAGCTGCCGGAGGCGATCCTGGTTGTGGCGGCGGGCGACGGGATCGATCTCCACCAGGCGCTGGAAGAGCGAGAGCGCCGGCGGGCAGCGGCGGGCGGCCTCGTGGACCTCGCCGTGGAAGAAGTAGGCGTCGCCGGCGTGGAGGATCCACCCTGCCCCGCTGCGCACCGCCACGCCGCAATGGCCGCGGGTGTGGCCCGGCAGCGGCACGAGGAGGATCTCCGGCGGCAGCCCCTCGAGGGCTTGCACCGCCTCGAAGCCGAACCAGCGATCGCCGTGGACCTCGTAGGTCCGCCAGCGCGGGCCGTGGGCCCAATGGGCGGGGCGGTAGCGCTCTCGCTCCCTGGCGGTGGCGCGGATCGTCGCCGCGTGGAGCTCCGGCCCGTAGACGTGGACCGTCGCCGCCGGGAAGTCGGGCAGGCCGCCGGCGTGGTCGAGATCGAGGTGGGTGAGCACCACGTGGCGCACGTCCTCGCGGCGGAAGCCCAGCCACTCCACCTGCCGCACCGCGGTCTCCGCCTGGGAGAGCGAAGGCCGGAGGAGCCGCAGCGAGAAGCCGCCGAGGCGATCGTGCGGATGCGCGACGTCCTGCAGCCCGAGGCCGGTGTCGACGAGGACGAGCCCCT
This region includes:
- a CDS encoding NAD(P)H-dependent glycerol-3-phosphate dehydrogenase, coding for MRAAVIGAGSFGTALSYILGGKGIDVRLWAREEAVCTGINEQHHNPHYLTDVRLPDTIEATSSFQEALEGAELVVSATPSQVARQVFEHAAPFLPRDVPIVTASKGIEEETLRTPTEVLEDVLPPHYHPYLAVLSGPSFAKEVVHGAPTAVTAAANWIRVAEQVQEAFSAPTFRCYTSHDVVGVQLGAALKNVMAIGSGIVDGLGFGHNARAALITRGLAEMTRMAVAHGANPITLMGLAGLGDLVLTCTGELSRNRTVGFELGRGRKLPEILESLGQVAEGVKTSRSALALARKLGVDAPITEQVHAILHEDKDPHQTVVELMTRVPKPEFR
- a CDS encoding metallophosphoesterase, whose protein sequence is MRLLVLAPLAGALVAGCSAPTGVVRGPMLQQTTERSTLVSWHTAPMTARRVEWGLAPGVYDRVAGDGTVSRKHVVRLDGLAPGTRAWYRVRNPDGGWAEGSFRTLPARGDGGALRVWVLGDSGTGGWAQRNVRDAMVDFLGEEPADLLVHVGDIAYESGTEEEMQEHFFDAYRKQLPGLTVWPALGNHEAKSVDAAKGSGPWFDAFTLPTKGEAGGLPSRTEAYYSFDAGDTHWVVLDSSKSSKASDGPMLEWLRADLASSDATWTIAVFHHPPYSKGSHDSDTEKGPTAMRENALPILEAAGVDLVFTGHSHGYERTALIRGAYATPALEAEVLDGEAPYEKERGGPGTIYVTAGHGGRGTGGDFDHPLNVVNREEHGSVLLDFDGPTLRLRNVEDDGTVTDDFELRKR
- a CDS encoding MBL fold metallo-hydrolase; translated protein: MRVHHLNCASFCPFGGRLVDGSGRVLRAAQVVTHTLLVETGEGLVLVDTGLGLQDVAHPHDRLGGFSLRLLRPSLSQAETAVRQVEWLGFRREDVRHVVLTHLDLDHAGGLPDFPAATVHVYGPELHAATIRATARERERYRPAHWAHGPRWRTYEVHGDRWFGFEAVQALEGLPPEILLVPLPGHTRGHCGVAVRSGAGWILHAGDAYFFHGEVHEAARRCPPALSLFQRLVEIDPVARRHNQDRLRQLVRHHAGEVRVFSAHDPAELAWAQAAD
- the bioD gene encoding dethiobiotin synthase; this encodes MPGLLVTATDTGVGKTAVAASLIAAARAAGLDVGGMKPAESGCARDASGALLPADALLLQAAAGGGDPLDLVCPWRLEAALAPGIAAALEGVEVELDRIESSYRQLAARHPGGVIVEGAGGLLVPLDPAFHTVADLALRLELPVVVVARASLGTINHTALTVEALATRGIECRGVILNAASPDVENAAAGNARAIERLADVPVLASLPWLGEMTPMQRVERLAAELGRKLDLPRMLS
- a CDS encoding choice-of-anchor D domain-containing protein, with the protein product MKRLVVALFLALAAGGCSCGGEKTAVLESELAVSPASLAFGEVTIGATSDPKSFVVSNAGSGPLSVQVASNEAVFAVQPEGASVPPGGQATFEVTFSPEALKEITGTILVTSNAGEASITLSGEGIAASVVVSPKSGIDYGDVARDRLDTPKDDRTRAAPKETIRVTNAGNDVFEVLAAEVIESADGAFEGDLSGLLGTYAKAEAREAEVSFDPAVLGQLEGAVKITTNSPANPEFTIPLTGRGVAPVMKACSSFDDAPGEEVCTPELPNAGQGSASYPGWEFGFFPELQGRSGSLVIHNEGNIPLQITTFSYQPSSPDVRFWRNPERTDALPFGEFQPVICPAGVEDESCTHTSPMTVWVDYIARGSLCCRDGVLECTELAPEGDCSQMANSDVGQLNVLTNDKIWSSLSLVGRGRSQIGVANVGDYSGSRYQGDTVRVRISNVGGAVLTVDSLFLADPDDTSCGAAPCACGPTSGGSCAAFQIDPGLDLPFSLEPDEEGSVYLDYLDGEITTHEIDLYWLTDDPIQPLRQSVIHVVGNGTITE
- a CDS encoding class I SAM-dependent methyltransferase; this translates as MRRALHEENRLSWNEATRAHNRHKGDQAAFLRGGGSTLFPEEIELLGDVRGKRLVHLQCNAGQDTLSLAKHLGAEVLGVDISDEAIDFAQRLSAESGIPGRFVRSDVYDFLGRTEERFDVAFASYGAICWLSDLEAWARGVERILTPGGRLVLVEFHTAAQMFDEKGVRRYPFSTFGKPWTWDAGVSDYVAASGEGLTPQGAQAAAATFENPHRCHEFIWGLGELVSAVAGSGLRVELLREWPWSNGFRFLDDMEMREGRRWYPTGPAMPVMYGLTAAKPG
- a CDS encoding PaaI family thioesterase — encoded protein: MLGVGIHQIIPLTSGMGMKVLELSDRRAVSSLPLKRRTRNHVGSIYFGAQMTQAEITMGLLLFRHFPPGPWGMLVKRVEADFHAKAKGTLRAVCEPPAEVLAALDEARTNESGKAEGWVPVELTNESGELVAAARFLAAVKRFR
- a CDS encoding AhpC/TSA family protein, with product MRHAIEAIRGLGAELVVVGNGSVQHLQWFLEDQGHPDFPVLTDPSRKLYEEAGFRRDAGAYLSLDALRNTWRALRSGFRQARTRGDPWQQGGVLVVAPGGRITWRHVSRALGDHPSSDEVLAALREARG